A stretch of the Terriglobales bacterium genome encodes the following:
- the gatA gene encoding Asp-tRNA(Asn)/Glu-tRNA(Gln) amidotransferase subunit GatA, whose translation MDLNVLTVEAVRTAVVERVLNPVALVEEHYKKIEAEDANIGAFLTLTKERALAKAHEVQKAADKGEALGPLAGVPIAVKDAMVMKGVRSTAGSKILDNFVSPYDCTAVKRLEDAGAIVLGKTNCDEFAMGSSNENSGYWPVKNPRDTSRVPGGSSGGSAAAVAADFAVAALGSDTGGSIRQPAAYCGVVGLLPTYGRVSRYGLIAFASSLDHIGPITKTVKDAAILLHHIAGRDEMDSTSAAVPVPNYEEEIGKSVRGLRVGIPKEYFGEGLDPEVRAAVEAAIQRLAKDCECEIVEISLPHTEYAIPCYYIIAPAEASANLARFDGVRYGYRASNVKTLSEMYRRTRDEGFGAEVKRRIMLGTYALSAGYYDAYYRKAQQVRTLLTRDFEQAFGKVDAIVCPTTPTTAFKLGEKTDDPVGMYLNDIYTVTADLVGVPGISVPCGNSKEGLPIGLQILGKHFDESTVLRLAHAYEHSRAAV comes from the coding sequence ATGGATTTGAACGTTCTCACTGTCGAAGCTGTCCGTACCGCCGTTGTAGAGCGGGTGCTGAATCCTGTCGCACTGGTTGAAGAGCACTACAAGAAGATCGAAGCAGAAGACGCGAACATCGGCGCGTTTCTAACGCTGACCAAAGAGCGCGCGCTGGCGAAGGCGCATGAGGTACAGAAGGCGGCAGATAAGGGTGAAGCGCTTGGGCCGCTGGCGGGGGTGCCCATCGCGGTGAAGGACGCGATGGTGATGAAGGGAGTGAGGTCGACCGCCGGGTCGAAGATCCTCGACAACTTCGTATCCCCGTATGACTGCACAGCTGTGAAGCGGTTGGAAGATGCCGGCGCGATTGTGCTTGGTAAGACGAACTGCGATGAGTTCGCGATGGGTTCGTCGAATGAGAACTCGGGATACTGGCCGGTAAAGAATCCGCGAGACACTTCGCGAGTGCCGGGCGGGTCGTCGGGCGGGTCGGCTGCAGCGGTGGCTGCGGATTTTGCGGTTGCGGCGCTCGGTTCCGATACCGGTGGTTCCATCCGCCAGCCCGCGGCGTATTGCGGAGTGGTGGGATTGCTTCCGACGTACGGGCGCGTATCGCGCTACGGGCTGATTGCGTTTGCGTCGTCGCTGGACCACATCGGTCCGATCACAAAGACCGTGAAAGACGCTGCCATCCTTCTCCACCACATAGCCGGACGCGACGAGATGGATTCGACATCAGCGGCGGTTCCGGTGCCAAACTACGAAGAAGAGATCGGCAAATCGGTGCGCGGGTTGAGAGTTGGCATTCCGAAAGAATACTTCGGAGAAGGGCTCGATCCGGAGGTGCGCGCGGCGGTTGAGGCAGCGATCCAGAGGCTCGCGAAGGATTGCGAATGCGAGATCGTGGAGATTTCGCTCCCACATACGGAGTATGCGATCCCTTGCTACTACATCATTGCCCCGGCAGAGGCATCGGCGAACCTGGCGCGGTTCGATGGCGTGCGCTACGGCTATCGCGCTTCCAATGTGAAAACCCTGTCGGAGATGTACCGGCGTACACGTGACGAGGGATTCGGCGCGGAGGTGAAGCGTCGCATCATGCTCGGCACGTACGCGCTGAGCGCGGGATACTACGACGCCTATTATCGAAAGGCGCAGCAGGTGCGCACGTTGCTAACACGCGATTTCGAACAGGCGTTTGGGAAAGTGGACGCCATCGTTTGTCCTACCACGCCGACGACGGCGTTCAAACTGGGCGAGAAGACCGACGATCCCGTGGGGATGTACCTGAACGACATCTACACGGTTACGGCGGACCTGGTTGGCGTGCCGGGGATCTCGGTGCCGTGCGGGAATTCGAAGGAAGGTCTGCCGATTGGGTTGCAGATCCTGGGCAAGCACTTCGATGAATCGACAGTGCTACGACTTGCGCACGCTTACGAGCACTCACGCGCGGCAGTCTAG
- a CDS encoding universal stress protein: MIFLPKRLLCLVDLSQVSPSVLSWARLFASSYRTQIEVFHALWAPKMADGADISLDVLGTEVEGQVNSLCDDAFGTQLKYVSTVVQGHPVKTILQHVEERPPDLIVLGSHGYDGYGEVLLGSVAENVVRTAPCPVVVVKGSPLPANASSIPKIVCAVDLGDFSQRCLLAAADIALMLDADLHVVFVAPSYAPIREAHSALEAWIPDSVWSSGKVHDIVLQGDPGEMLVGYARENQADLVIIAAEHRAFLEYTTLGRTTERVVRFSPSSVLVIPKITSKPEAVVIEPANA, from the coding sequence ATGATCTTCCTCCCCAAACGCTTGCTCTGCCTCGTTGACCTGAGCCAGGTTTCGCCATCTGTGCTGAGCTGGGCTCGCCTGTTCGCCAGCAGCTATCGAACTCAAATTGAAGTTTTCCATGCGCTCTGGGCGCCCAAGATGGCTGATGGCGCCGACATCTCCCTCGACGTTCTCGGCACTGAAGTCGAGGGCCAGGTGAATTCTCTTTGCGACGACGCCTTTGGCACGCAATTGAAATATGTCTCCACCGTCGTCCAGGGCCACCCCGTCAAAACCATCCTGCAACACGTCGAGGAGCGCCCACCCGACCTCATCGTTCTCGGCAGCCATGGGTACGACGGCTATGGTGAAGTACTGCTCGGATCCGTGGCGGAAAATGTCGTTCGTACCGCTCCGTGTCCTGTCGTCGTTGTCAAAGGCTCGCCCCTGCCGGCAAACGCAAGTTCAATCCCAAAGATCGTCTGTGCCGTCGATCTGGGTGACTTCTCACAGCGCTGTCTCCTCGCTGCCGCGGACATTGCACTCATGCTCGACGCCGACCTCCATGTTGTCTTCGTCGCACCTTCTTATGCGCCAATAAGAGAGGCCCACTCCGCTCTGGAAGCCTGGATCCCGGATTCTGTCTGGTCATCCGGAAAAGTGCATGACATCGTGCTTCAGGGTGATCCCGGAGAAATGCTCGTTGGTTACGCACGCGAAAACCAGGCCGATCTTGTCATCATTGCTGCCGAGCACCGTGCTTTCCTCGAGTACACCACCCTCGGCCGCACCACGGAGCGCGTCGTCCGCTTTTCTCCGTCATCGGTACTGGTTATCCCCAAAATCACCAGCAAGCCTGAAGCGGTCGTCATCGAGCCTGCAAACGCGTAA
- a CDS encoding FmdE family protein, which translates to MHSLDELLREAEIAHGHLCAGQVLGVRMALAGLAHLGLDDPRGKHRKRLVTFVEIDRCATDAIGVVTGCRLGKRALKFRDWGKMAATFVDLETGRAVRVAARESSKQLARELHPEIESKNQQQMLAYREMPDSDLFDFYWVSVTLGPEDMPGFKGERIVCSQCGEGINFNRHVIRDGKTLCRACAGESYYTQQ; encoded by the coding sequence GTGCACTCGCTCGATGAACTCCTCCGCGAAGCCGAAATCGCCCATGGCCACCTCTGCGCCGGACAAGTCCTCGGCGTACGCATGGCTCTCGCCGGACTCGCCCATCTCGGCCTCGACGATCCCCGCGGCAAACACCGCAAGCGCCTCGTCACCTTTGTCGAAATCGACCGCTGCGCCACTGACGCCATCGGCGTCGTCACCGGATGCCGCCTCGGCAAGCGCGCCCTGAAGTTTCGCGACTGGGGCAAGATGGCCGCCACCTTCGTCGACCTCGAAACCGGCCGCGCCGTGCGAGTCGCCGCCCGCGAATCATCCAAGCAACTCGCCCGCGAACTTCACCCCGAGATCGAAAGCAAGAACCAGCAACAGATGCTCGCCTACCGCGAAATGCCCGACTCCGACCTCTTTGATTTTTATTGGGTCTCAGTCACTCTCGGTCCCGAAGATATGCCCGGATTCAAAGGCGAACGCATCGTGTGCAGCCAGTGCGGCGAAGGTATCAACTTCAACCGCCACGTCATCCGCGACGGAAAAACTCTGTGCCGCGCCTGCGCCGGCGAGAGCTACTACACTCAGCAATAA
- a CDS encoding dolichyl-phosphate beta-glucosyltransferase has translation MTYSIVIPAYNEGQRITATLDKILAYLTQQHWMAEILVVNDGSRDNTADIIRDYAKTHPSIRLIENPGNRGKGYSVRNGMMHAQGDVLLFSDADLSSPIYEAQKLFQAIEQGADVAIGSRWLNAQLQTERQPIHRQLFGRIFNLLLRVILGLKEKDTQCGFKAFTRKSAQEIFSRQRIERWGFDPELLFLARKFEFQVREVPVEWAHDDRSKINPVVDGFKMFLEILKIRWADLTGKYNRGVNSYAATNTTGVQR, from the coding sequence ATGACATACAGCATTGTTATACCGGCTTACAACGAAGGACAGCGGATTACTGCCACGCTGGACAAAATCCTTGCCTACCTTACCCAGCAACATTGGATGGCAGAAATCTTGGTGGTGAACGACGGTTCGAGAGACAACACGGCGGATATTATCCGTGACTATGCCAAAACCCATCCATCGATTCGCCTGATTGAGAACCCGGGAAACCGGGGAAAGGGCTATTCGGTCCGTAACGGCATGATGCATGCGCAAGGGGACGTGCTTTTGTTCTCGGACGCGGATCTGTCGTCGCCGATTTATGAAGCGCAGAAGCTCTTCCAAGCGATCGAGCAAGGGGCAGACGTTGCCATCGGGTCGCGTTGGCTGAACGCGCAGCTGCAGACGGAACGCCAACCGATTCATCGTCAATTGTTCGGGCGCATCTTCAACCTGCTGCTCAGAGTGATCCTGGGGCTGAAAGAGAAAGACACGCAGTGCGGTTTCAAGGCATTTACGCGGAAATCGGCACAGGAGATCTTTTCGCGTCAGAGGATTGAGCGCTGGGGATTCGATCCGGAATTGTTATTTCTGGCGCGAAAATTCGAGTTCCAGGTGCGTGAGGTTCCGGTAGAGTGGGCGCACGACGACCGTTCGAAAATTAATCCCGTAGTGGATGGGTTCAAGATGTTCCTGGAGATCCTGAAGATCCGTTGGGCGGATTTGACCGGAAAGTACAATCGCGGCGTGAACAGTTACGCCGCGACGAATACAACAGGAGTACAAAGGTAA
- a CDS encoding M20/M25/M40 family metallo-hydrolase, with amino-acid sequence MRINKQLKMASFALALVLFTIAAPVLAAAGDEPDLATITAIRQEGFRRSQVMEILSDLTDMIGPRLTGSPSMKKSNEWTRDKLTSFGLTNARLEPWGTFDRGWSNEFVSVRMLAPDVAMLQAFPKAWSPGTDGVVKAGAILINVTKPEDLEKYRGKVAGKIVLVGAAKDLKPREEVESERYDDKKLAEIVNYTVGNRYEGQRATILAQRALAKAVTKFLAEEKALAAIEPSRGEGGMMFVQGTSAYKKDESPGIPSLVMSPEHYGRLARLLGRETPVELELDVRNKWYDNVQQFNTVAEIPGTDKKDEVVMLGGHLDSWHSGTGTTDNATGVAVVMEAVRILKALDLKPRRTIRVGLWGGEEQGLLGSRGYVTEHFGNRERVLTAGMNPETPEYLRPLGKLTLKPEQAKLCAYFNLDNGTGRIRGIYAQENAAVRPIFEKWLEPFADLGAHSVTMRNTSGTDHLSFDMVGIPAFQFIQDPIEYETITHHSNLDVYERAQKEDLMQAAVIMASFIYNAAMRDEMLPRKPLEKPLPEQLKTHVAGSTPAQPKGSGRGN; translated from the coding sequence ATGCGCATCAACAAACAACTTAAGATGGCCTCTTTTGCACTAGCATTGGTGCTTTTCACAATTGCTGCTCCGGTCCTGGCTGCGGCGGGTGATGAGCCTGACTTGGCGACGATCACCGCGATCCGGCAGGAAGGTTTCCGCCGGTCGCAAGTAATGGAGATCCTGAGCGACCTGACGGACATGATTGGGCCGCGACTGACCGGTTCTCCGTCGATGAAGAAGTCGAACGAATGGACACGCGACAAACTGACGTCCTTCGGATTGACGAATGCCCGACTGGAACCGTGGGGCACTTTTGATCGCGGATGGTCGAATGAATTCGTTTCGGTCCGCATGTTGGCACCAGATGTAGCGATGCTGCAGGCTTTTCCCAAAGCTTGGTCGCCGGGTACTGATGGCGTGGTGAAGGCGGGCGCGATCCTGATCAACGTGACCAAACCGGAAGACCTTGAGAAATACCGCGGCAAGGTCGCAGGAAAAATCGTGCTCGTGGGCGCAGCAAAGGATTTGAAGCCGCGGGAAGAGGTTGAATCAGAACGGTACGACGACAAAAAGCTGGCGGAAATCGTGAACTACACGGTAGGTAACCGCTACGAAGGTCAGCGTGCCACGATCCTGGCGCAGCGTGCACTGGCCAAGGCGGTAACGAAGTTCCTGGCGGAAGAAAAGGCGCTGGCAGCTATCGAACCAAGCCGAGGTGAGGGCGGGATGATGTTCGTGCAGGGCACGTCAGCCTATAAGAAAGATGAATCGCCCGGAATTCCCAGCCTGGTGATGTCTCCAGAACACTACGGTCGCCTGGCTCGACTGCTTGGGCGAGAGACCCCGGTGGAATTGGAACTGGATGTTCGTAACAAGTGGTACGACAACGTCCAGCAGTTCAACACAGTTGCCGAGATTCCCGGAACGGACAAGAAGGACGAAGTTGTGATGCTCGGTGGGCATCTGGATTCCTGGCATTCTGGCACCGGCACGACCGACAACGCGACGGGTGTAGCGGTGGTGATGGAAGCGGTACGCATCCTGAAGGCACTGGACCTGAAGCCGCGGCGGACGATTCGCGTCGGACTGTGGGGCGGAGAAGAGCAAGGCCTGCTGGGCTCGCGGGGATACGTGACGGAGCACTTCGGCAACCGCGAACGCGTGCTGACCGCCGGCATGAACCCGGAAACGCCTGAGTACCTGCGGCCGCTGGGCAAACTCACGCTCAAGCCGGAGCAGGCGAAACTTTGTGCTTACTTCAATCTGGATAACGGGACAGGGCGTATTCGCGGAATCTATGCGCAGGAGAATGCAGCGGTTCGGCCGATCTTTGAGAAATGGCTGGAACCGTTTGCCGACCTGGGCGCCCACTCAGTGACGATGCGCAACACGAGCGGAACCGATCACCTGTCGTTCGATATGGTGGGCATTCCGGCTTTTCAATTCATTCAGGATCCAATCGAGTACGAGACGATTACGCACCACTCGAACCTGGATGTTTACGAACGGGCACAGAAAGAAGACCTGATGCAGGCAGCAGTCATCATGGCGTCTTTTATCTACAACGCCGCCATGCGGGACGAGATGCTTCCGCGCAAACCGCTCGAGAAGCCGCTTCCGGAGCAATTAAAGACCCACGTCGCCGGCTCGACCCCAGCGCAGCCGAAAGGATCAGGACGCGGGAATTAG
- a CDS encoding HD domain-containing phosphohydrolase, with protein sequence MGAIALPRRKTACILVVDDNHDNAVLMRELLHTDGYQVQIAGNAVEAEAAIRRAMPDLILLDVVMPGKSGIELCRELKNNPETRLIPVVMITGLTERDDKIRAIEAGADDFLNKPIFPEELFARAKSLLKLKEFTDELESAEDVLCTLGLSVESRDPYTAGHCERLADYAEQLGRHLGLDEDFIVALRRGGYLHDIGKITVPDEILKKGSNLTPSEWQVMRQHPATGENICRPLKSLKNVLPIIRHHHEHWDGSGYPDGLRGEHIPLLARILQTVDIYDALRTARPYKPALSHEEAGRLMRSEAEAGLWDPKLVGEFFDLLRVQRAA encoded by the coding sequence ATGGGTGCAATTGCGCTTCCACGGCGAAAGACTGCCTGCATACTTGTGGTCGACGATAACCACGATAATGCAGTGCTGATGCGCGAACTTCTGCATACGGACGGCTACCAGGTGCAGATCGCGGGAAATGCCGTCGAGGCAGAGGCGGCGATCCGCAGAGCGATGCCGGACCTAATCCTGCTGGACGTGGTGATGCCGGGGAAATCGGGCATTGAGCTGTGCCGTGAACTGAAGAACAACCCAGAAACGCGATTGATCCCGGTGGTGATGATCACCGGCCTGACGGAACGGGACGACAAGATTCGAGCCATCGAAGCCGGGGCCGACGATTTCCTGAACAAGCCTATTTTTCCGGAAGAGTTATTTGCGCGGGCGAAGTCGCTGCTGAAACTGAAAGAGTTTACGGACGAGCTGGAGAGCGCCGAAGACGTGCTGTGCACGCTGGGATTGAGCGTGGAATCGCGCGATCCCTATACGGCCGGCCACTGCGAAAGGCTGGCGGACTACGCGGAGCAGCTAGGACGGCATCTGGGGCTGGATGAGGATTTCATCGTTGCGCTTCGGCGGGGCGGGTATCTGCACGATATCGGGAAGATCACCGTTCCGGATGAGATTCTGAAGAAAGGTTCGAACCTGACACCCTCGGAGTGGCAGGTCATGCGACAGCATCCGGCGACCGGGGAGAACATCTGCAGGCCGCTAAAATCGTTGAAGAATGTATTGCCGATTATCCGGCATCATCACGAGCACTGGGACGGGAGCGGATATCCCGACGGGCTGCGGGGTGAGCACATTCCGCTGCTGGCAAGAATTTTGCAGACGGTGGATATCTACGATGCGCTGCGGACGGCGCGTCCGTATAAGCCAGCGCTGAGCCACGAGGAGGCGGGGCGGCTGATGCGGAGTGAGGCCGAAGCGGGACTTTGGGATCCGAAACTAGTGGGCGAATTCTTCGATTTGCTGCGGGTGCAGCGCGCTGCCTAA